One region of bacterium genomic DNA includes:
- a CDS encoding Fe-S cluster domain-containing protein: MDLNFLGTVIELGFLALMFGAFLGFAAKKFAVEVDERVEKVGSVLPNANCGACGYPGGCSGFAKAVVSGEAAVNACIPGGSAVASAIAEILGTEAGNSVKVVAALKCRGGKSRAKDKYQYDGIHDCRAAVLVTDGPKLCPNACIGLGTCAEVCPFDAITMGPEDLPIISDAKCTGCGACISACPKGVLELIPLKNQVWVACNNILPGKNVKNACETGCIACRLCEKNCPVNAITIENNLAHIDYSKCTNCQICVVVCPTGTIHTKKSGEVSNDAPKIRAALERKKAKEKERKKALTEAKNKEE, translated from the coding sequence ATGGACTTGAATTTTCTTGGAACCGTTATAGAATTAGGCTTTTTAGCTTTGATGTTCGGTGCTTTTCTAGGTTTCGCGGCGAAGAAATTCGCTGTCGAGGTCGATGAGCGGGTCGAGAAGGTGGGAAGTGTTCTTCCAAACGCCAACTGTGGTGCTTGCGGCTACCCGGGGGGATGTTCAGGTTTTGCCAAAGCCGTTGTCAGTGGAGAGGCCGCAGTTAACGCCTGTATCCCAGGAGGATCCGCAGTGGCATCGGCTATAGCCGAAATACTCGGGACTGAAGCAGGCAATTCAGTGAAAGTCGTGGCGGCACTGAAATGCCGTGGAGGTAAATCGCGCGCCAAAGACAAATACCAATACGATGGAATCCATGATTGTCGAGCAGCTGTCTTAGTTACCGATGGTCCAAAGCTCTGCCCGAATGCCTGTATTGGCCTGGGGACCTGTGCCGAGGTATGCCCATTCGATGCAATCACCATGGGCCCGGAAGACTTGCCCATCATCTCGGACGCTAAATGCACAGGTTGCGGTGCATGTATAAGCGCCTGTCCAAAGGGCGTTCTTGAGCTTATTCCCCTCAAAAATCAAGTATGGGTAGCTTGCAATAATATCCTCCCCGGTAAAAATGTAAAAAACGCCTGTGAAACTGGATGTATCGCCTGTAGGCTTTGCGAGAAGAACTGCCCGGTTAATGCGATAACAATCGAAAACAACCTAGCCCACATAGACTATTCCAAATGCACAAACTGTCAGATTTGTGTAGTCGTTTGTCCTACCGGCACTATTCACACAAAAAAATCCGGTGAAGTCTCAAATGATGCACCCAAGATTCGAGCAGCCCTTGAACGCAAAAAAGCAAAGGAAAAAGAGCGGAAAAAAGCTCTAACTGAAGCTAAAAACAAAGAAGAATAA